The window TGGGGAAGACCCTTTTCTGtacccagtgcacaaagcaagctcTATAAAGGCATGCTTGTGTGATGAGTGGTCAGGATGTTGAACCCAAATGCATCCAACCACCAGAGGGTCAGCAGAATCAGCAgtaatattttattaacagTCAGGTTATTCAGCTGAGGTGATTCCTGGATTCCTGGAAGTGATTCAGGCGGGAGCAGCCGTCTACATAGGTCAAAGGGTAGGGCATGTTGGAAGGGCTGAGCCAGTGAGGGGGTACAGAGGAACATAGTGAGGAGAGGGGAGGgtaggggaggggaggggagggcaggAGAGGGGGAGGGGAGAGTGACTGGGGAACAGGAACTGGAATCTCCTCTGTGAAGACAGACCGGTCAGTCAGACAGAACGATGACAAGAGCAAACAGCTTACTGGTGATGGCCAGGCACATACTTGGGTACAGGCTGGTGGCAGGGGATCAGACCAAGGCAGGTAAGGAATGTAACCTAAGGATCGGGCTACGAAGCAAACAGGCGGCAGATCGGGTATCAGCAGAGTTCATAAACAAATAATCAAAGAAACTTTCACAGGTGGAACATTCTGTGTTGAAGTTCAGACACAATCTGTGTTAGGGAAGTGAGCTTGCTTTTATGAAAAGATAATTGCTAGTCCAAAGCAGGTGAGTAAGGAGGCTTGATCGCCAGATTCAGAGCAGCTGTGTGGGGGCTGGAGAGTAAGAAGgtcgaggaggaggagcagagagcaaagagcaaagagtggagGCACTTCTCATATCACaccttggatgagtttggtccAACATCATTGGCCTCTGATCTCCCCAAAGACACACTCAAAAATCTTGTAGAAAATCTTCCCAGAAAATAGAAGCTTTTATAGTTGTGATGGAGGAGCAACTCCACATACTTTTCACTTTCTGGATGTGTTCCAATACTTTGGCCATCGACTGCAAGTTTGGGATCAGACTCGACTCTTGGGACAACATGAATAGTTGTGTGTGCAAAACTAACAAGGTGTGAACAAATGCATGGGGATGTAGAGATGTAGAGACAGATGTAGATAAACTTCTTGGTTCTGTAGGATCATCACGACATGTTGCTGGAGATCGAGAGAGACAAGGCCATCACTGACAAGGTCATCCTGATTCAGAAGGTTGTTCGAGGTTTTAAGGACAGGTATGTCCACGTTACTTTGGCCAGGCTTCCACATGATTCAGGAAAGCTTACACTCAAagtgattttgtttattttctgacCATCAGATCGAACTTCCTGAGGATGAGGAAATCGGCTGTGTTGATCCAGAAGACGTGGCGAGGATATCTCTGCAGGAAGAATTATGGAGCTGTGAGGATCATCATCAATAACATCAATAATAAATTGTTTAATGTATGAGGTCATGATGTTCTTCTATTTGCCTCCTTGCTCTCCAGATGCGGGCGGGCTTCTCTCGCCTCCAGGCTCTGGTCCGCTCCAGGAAGTTGTGTGCATCGTATCACGTGGCCCGACAGCGCATAACGGGCTTCCAGGGTCACTGCCGAGGCTTCCTGGTGCGGCGAGCCTTCAGACACCGTCTGTGGGCCGTCATCACCATCCAGGCCTACACCAGAGGAATGATTGCACGGAGGTTATACCGCAGGCTGAGGGGCGAGGTAGACACACCTGTCGTATATTGATACTGATACCACCATCAACATGTTTATTTTAGCCAAAATTGACTTACTATTTAGTTTGGGAAAATGCCAAAACCTCCTTGAATTCTTTTCTGACTTCTGTCAGTATCGAAGGAGACTGGAGGCTGAGAAGATGCGTCTGGCTGAGGAGACCAAACTGAGGAACCAGATGTCTGCAAAGAGAGCCAAGGCTGAAGCTGAACGCAAACACCAGGTAGGCTTCAGACCATCAGGTCCAAAGTTGAGTCATGTCAGAGGAAATTCATGTGTCTTCCTGCGATGCCTTTCACTGCACCCTCGTTCACTGTCCTCTTCAGGAGCGTCTGACTCAGTTGGCCAAAGAAGATGCCGAGcgggagaagaaggagaaggaggaggcaaGGAGAAAGAAGGAGCTGGTGGAGCAAATGGAGCGTGCCCGTATGGAGCCTGTCAATGACTCAGACATGGTGGATAAGATGTTTGGATTCCTGGGCACTACAAGTTCCTTTCCTGGTCAGGAGGGACAAGCTCCTGTGGGCTTTGAGGTCAGACAGCAAATGTTTGCTTAACTAACTGTTGAGTCAGGATATATGAACCTGTTGTTCTGCCTCCTGTGCAGGACCTGGAAAGGACCCACCGGGatctggaggaggaggacttgGATGAGGCTCTTCCTTTGCCAGAGGATGACGATGAGGAGGATGTGTCTGAGTACAAGTTTGCCAAGTTTTCTGCCACCTACTTCCAGGGAACCACCACACACACCTATGTCCGGCGACCCCTGAAACAGCCGCTGCTCTTCCACGATGATGAGGGAGACCAGCTGGTATGTCAAAGACCTATATTCTAACTATTGCACCTGAGGGTAACGTTAATTCCTTGATCCGGTCTAGGCGGCTCTGGCCGTATGGATCACAGTGCTCAGGTTCATGGGAGATTTGCCTGAGCCGAAATACCACACTGCCATCAGCGACGGCAGCGAGAAGATTCCTGTCATGACCAAAATCTACGAGACTCTGGGAAAGAAGACTTACAAGAGAGAGCTGCAGGCACTCCAGGGGGAAGGAGAGGTGAGGTGGAGAAGGATGTGGGAGCCTGGGAGGAACTTCTACCACAACTATGAAGCTCACATACAGGATTTTAAAATTGGTTAAAGACAACTTAGAGCCATGTTTGGACTGTGTTTCACTGCATCCAGACGCCTCAGTCCGACAGCCCTCGCAAGAATAGCATCCGACACAAACTGGTTTCTCTTACTCTGAAGAAGAAATCCAAGATCACTGAGGAGGTGAGAGAAGATGTTTCTGATGCATCATCACGCGACTCGCTTTAGCTACTAAGTGATGGACAACTTTCAGGTCACAAAGCGCCTCAACGATGGCGAATAtggtctccatggcaacagcaTGCTGGAGGACCGGCCGACATCCAACCTGGAGAAACTTCACTTCATCATCGGTAACGGCATCCTGAGACCTGGGCTGAGGTAAAAACATATCCCATGTGGATTAGTGGTGGTTTTCACACCAGCTGTCTGGGTTCAATTCCTGGTATGGGAATATGCTGTGGGGTGGCAATAgttcacttgtgtgtgtgtgtgtgtgtgtgtgtggtttgtgtGTTAGGGATGAGATTTACTGTCAGATCTGCAAACAGCTGAGTCAGAACCCATCTAAGAGCTCTCACGCTCGAGGTTGGATACTCATCAGTTTGTGTGTTGGCTGCTTTGCCCCCTCAGACAAGTTCCTCAAGGTcaggacacttttttttcaaggTTTAATCCATATAGTGCCTACTACAGTGAGTATACTAATGGCTTTTGGTGTTAACGTGCAGTACTTGAGAAACTTCATCAGCAGCGGGCCACCAGGTTATGCTCCGTATTGTGAAGAAAGActgagaagaacatttgtgaaTGGGACGAGAACACAACCTCCATCCTGGCTGGAGTTGCAGGTACATGTACAAGTACAGAAGCACTCACTCGCAATTAAATAAAGCTCATTTAATCTGGAGCCTATTACTTAATTGTTTGGAAATCAATATCCAGGCAACCAAGTCGAAGAAACCCATCATGCTGCCGGTAACGTTCATGGACGGAACCACCAAAACGCTGCTGACGGACTCAGCCACGACAGCCAAGGAGCTCTGCAACACACTGGCCGACAAGATCAGCCTGCAGGATAGATTCGGTTTCTCGCTCTACATCGCTCTGTTTGACAAGGTTGTCTGAGCCAAAACAAACACTTGTTATAGAAAGAAGTCttttctcccagccaatcagctaGAAAAATGATATTATATTGAAAAATATGATCATGATTTGAATGTCATCACACCATGCAGGTCTCATCTTTGGGCAGCGGGAACGACCACGTGATGGATGCAGTGTCCCAGTGCGAGCAGTACGCCAAGGAGCAGGGAGCCCAGGAAAGGAATGCTCCCTGGAGGTTGTTCTTCAGAAAGGAGATCTTCACTCCATGGCACTGTGCTGCCGACGATACAGTCGCCACCAACCTCATCTACCAGCAAACTGTCAGGGGTGTCAAGTTTGGAGAGTACCGCTGCGACAGGGTGACTGCTTCTTTTCTGTAGACATTCTCTTCTTCTGTCTTTGAGCGCAAGTTCAAGACTTCCTCTCCTTCTTGGCCCAGGAGGACCTGGCAGAACTGGCATCTCAGCAGTATTATGTAGACTACGGAGCAGAGGTCCTGCTGGAGCGACTTCTGAGCCTCATCCCGTCCTACATTCCAGATAGAGAGATGAGCAGTTCCAGGACGGTGGAGAAGTGGGCTCACTTCATCATGGCGGCCCACaaaaaggtgcttgtcactggaACAGTTTGTTGACATCGGTAGATCTTATTGTTACTAACTTAAGATTAATTACCTCTTTcatgagtagtagtagtagtagtaaatcGTAATAATTTGTCCACATCTTTGTTGTTCAGGGCATCTACACACAGAAGAGGTTTGACCCCCAGAAGGTCAAAGAGGAAGTGGTGGACTTTGCTCGCCACAAGTGGCCTCTGCTCTTTTCTCGTTTCTATGAAGCCTTCAAGTTCTCTGGTGAGATTCAATTGCCTTTTGTCAGTGAACTCCACATCATTTTAGTTCATCACAAAGCAATGAGCTGGACTTCTACATTCCCAAAGTGAGATTTTCCAATGTAAAAATTGCCTGAAGATGTTCTTTACTTCAGGTCCAAGTCTCCCTAAAAACGACCTCATTGTCGCAGTCAATTGGACAGGCGTGTATTTTGTTGACGAGCAGGAACAGGTCTTGTTAGAGCTTGCCTTCCCAGAGATCACTGCGGTGTCAAGCAGCAGGTAAGGCATACTTGTAACTGTAGTCACACTTGTGAACACATTGATGTTGATCTGTTTTAGCGTTGGACTTGGCTTTGAGATACCAACGATCAACATCTGCCAGAGTTAGTGCCATTAGTGCATGTCCAATTGTGCATATAATagctcatttattttaatttctccTTGAACATGGGTGTCGTTCTTCTTTCAGGGGAGGAAAGTTGCAGAGTCAGAGCTTCACGCTGGCAACCATCAAAGGAGAAGAGTATACCTTCACCTCCAACAACGCTGAGGACATCCGTGACCTGGTGGTGACCTTCCTGGAAGGCCTGAGGAAGAGATCAAAGTTTGTGGTAGCGCTACAAGACAGTCCCAACCACAGTATGTCCTCACTCAACTTTGGGATGTCTGACAAAGAAGTCACAAGTGCCAATGATGTCCTCTAACTTTTTCCAGATGGTGAGCCGTCCACATTCCTGAGCTTCCAAAAGGGAGACTTGATCTTGCTAGACCAGGACTCTGGCGAGCAAGTTCTCAACTCAGGTTGGGCACATGGCGTCAACGAGAGGACCAGTCAGAGAGGAGACTTCCCAGCTGACTCAGTCTACGTCCTGCCCACCATGACACGACCTCAGCAGGAGATTGTGGTACGACAAAGATGCTTCCCGCTCACATTTACatgtcaaaacagacaaaaatgtgATGCAGTTGTTGATGCAATCCAATCAATCAGGCTCTCGTAACCATGACACCAGACCAGCGGCAGCAGTCAGTGAGAGTGTCCCAGCTCATGCTTCCTGAGAGTGAAGACTCACTCAAACCATACACACTGGAGGAGTTCTCCTACGACTACTTCAGGTACAAACGTCCACAGCAAACTCCTCTAAGATtgccttttatttgtctttctattggaaaataaatttgtacccacgcaataaataaatagtgtacTGAAGTAAGTCGTCTGCTCCCTACAGGCCCCCTCCCAAACACACACTAAGCAGAGTGATGGTCACCAAGAATCGAGGTAAGGACAAGTTATGGAGTTGCACCAGAGAGCCTCTGAAACAACCACTACTGAAGAAGGTGATCCATCATGAGGATCTTGCGCAAGAGGCCTGCATGGCCTTCATTGATATCCTTTACTATGTTTATAATGTTGCCGCCATACTGCAGGCTGTTGGGCCACCTGACGACTGTACCAAGTAAAACCAGCATGTTCCTTAAATATGTGCCCTACCTGTGATGAAGTACATGGGTGACTATCCCTCCAAACGCACCCGATCAGTCAATGAGCTGACCGACCAAATCTTTGAGGGATCCCTCAAGGCAGAACCTCTGAAGGACGAGATCTTTTGCCAGATCATCAAACAGCTCACTGACAACCACGTCAAGTGTGTACAAGGACACTAAAGAGCTATTGTGTCATAGAATAATGACAAACAATTGAAAAAGAACTGACGAATGACATATAGAGATTAGTGACATAAACTTATCTGACCTTTTTAGAAGACGTTGaacatgtttgtatgtgtgcTTACAGGTACAGTGAGGAAAAAGGCTGGGAGCTGCTCTGGTTATGCACTGGTCTCTTTCCTCCTAGTAACATGCTGCTGCCACACATCCAGCGCTTCCTGCAGTCCAAGAGACAACACCCGCTCTCTGCCGACTGCATGCACAGGCTACACAAAGCATTACGGTAGTTGCACACTACAGGTTTACACTGTAGATACTGTAGACACTGTGCTTTTTCAGAGGTCTGGAAGCTAAACagaaactaaaaacaaaacctCTTGCTTGCCATGATAACAGAAACGGCTCCAGGAAATACCCTCCACATCTGGTGGAAGTCGAGGCCATCCAGCACAAGACGACGCAGATTTTTCACAAAGTGTACTTCCCTGACGACACAGACGAGgtaccacacacaaacacacacacacactcctgaggATCGTCTCTAGAGCAGGTTTGTGGCCATGTGTGCCAATTGTCCAGGCCTTTGAAGTGGAGTCCAGTACCAAAGCAAAGGATTTCTGTCAGAACATCTCCACCAGACTGCTGTTGAAATCCCATGAGGGTTTTAGCCTCTTCGTCAAGATCTCAGACAAGGTCAGAAGTCAAACATGTTCTTATAGAATTTTAATGGAACAATACTATTTACTTAGGCGTCTCTTTTGGTTCGTAAGACAAAGAGCTCATTCAtactatgtgtgtgtttgtaggtgATCAGTGTTCCGGAAGGAGATTTCTTCTTCGACTTTGTCCGACATTTGACAGACTGGATCAAGAAATCACGTCCAGCAAAAGATGGTACATGCAGCTGCAGCTtttatacgtgtgtgtgtgatgcgtctgtgtaggctctcagtcgtacaggagttgtccatcgaggaaaaggcttcttgagacgtcatctgtacttctgtgtagaaggtgtcggacgtttcgctcctcatccgaagagcttcgtcagcaaactaataagtgctggtagcttaggccttaaatacagtaagagtgggcggaataggtgtgccaacaccctcctcctattggttcgttacactaagcctgggcggagcagtggtataatcctatcctgttattcacacctacgataaaagggaagtgtcgctccctgaattgggtatgaacgactctgatactggcttgttagcatctattgttctggctcggccctgccttcacctcatttgccaccactgtatttaaggcctaagctaccagcacttattagtttgctgacgaagctcttcggatgaggagcgaaacgtccgacaccttctacacagaagtacagatgacgtctcaagaagccttttcctcgatgtgtgtgtgatggtttgatttattttgaacatgcatgcacattacAATGCAATGCATTACATATTACGATTCCcgattccacatgtccaaagaggagtaggaagaagcaaagcttatttaatcctacccccatccgtttcacatcaatagCTCATCcatttgttcactttctgtgttCGACATGTACCCTTTGCAAACTCTGAACATCATAAGAGAAAGGAGAAAGCTGGATCATGAGTGAATACAAACTAAGTAATTTTCCAGTAGCGATAAGAAATGCAGATAATTCTTCTTTGGCTCATGATTCTTCTTTCTTTTacattgtaaacatcaactgcttgtactgttccTTAAAATGGTGCATTTTAGTGCATTATTTCAGTTCTTTACTCACACCGTTCCagaatttaattccacatatgGATAGGctgaaggtttttttgtgttgtttgtgcgtaaatgtgttttaaatttagtttttcatatttctcctctcttttatttattcaattattttaattaaaataattgtagaatgtt is drawn from Dunckerocampus dactyliophorus isolate RoL2022-P2 chromosome 12, RoL_Ddac_1.1, whole genome shotgun sequence and contains these coding sequences:
- the myo7aa gene encoding myosin VIIAa isoform X6: MVILQQGDYVWLDLKSGREFEVPIGAVVKLCDSGQIQVVDDEGNEHWISPQNATNIKPMHPTSIHGVEDMIRLGDLNEAGILRNLLIRYREKLIYTYTGSILVAINPYQLLPIYTADQIRLYTNKKIGEMPPHIFAIADNCYFNMQRNNRDQCCIISGESGAGKTESTKLILQFLAAISGQHSWIEQQVLEANPILEAFGNAKTIRNDNSSRFGKYIDIHFNKRGAIEGAKIEQYLLEKSRVCRQAHDERNYHIFYCMLKGMTADEKKKLGLSKATDYTYLTMGKCTVCDGRDDMKEYSNIRSAMKVLMFTDKENWEISKLLAAILHMGNLRYEARTYDNLDACEVVHSPHLTTAATLLEVDGKDLMNCLTSRTLITRGETVSTPLSMEQALDVRDAFVKGIYGRLFVWIVEKINAAIYKPPSSQAKAIRRSIGLLDIFGFENFTVNSFEQLCINFANENLQQFFVRHVFKLEQEEYNLENINWQHIEFTDNQDALDMIAIKPMNIISLIDEESRFPKGTDSTMLNKLNFQHKVNTNYIPPKNNYETQFGIQHFAGVVYYETRGFLEKNRDTLYGDIIQLVHSSKNKFIKQIFQADVAMFLCGFTPASCLHLPSSTLPKGAETRKRSPTLSSQFKRSLELLMRTLSVCQPFFVRCIKPNEYKKPMLFDRELCVRQLRYSGMMETIRIRRAGYPIRYTFVEFVDRYRVLMPGVKPAYKQEDLRGTCQRIAEAVLGRDDDWQMGKTKIFLKDHHDMLLEIERDKAITDKVILIQKVVRGFKDRSNFLRMRKSAVLIQKTWRGYLCRKNYGAMRAGFSRLQALVRSRKLCASYHVARQRITGFQGHCRGFLVRRAFRHRLWAVITIQAYTRGMIARRLYRRLRGEYRRRLEAEKMRLAEETKLRNQMSAKRAKAEAERKHQERLTQLAKEDAEREKKEKEEARRKKELVEQMERARMEPVNDSDMVDKMFGFLGTTSSFPGQEGQAPVGFEDLERTHRDLEEEDLDEALPLPEDDDEEDVSEYKFAKFSATYFQGTTTHTYVRRPLKQPLLFHDDEGDQLAALAVWITVLRFMGDLPEPKYHTAISDGSEKIPVMTKIYETLGKKTYKRELQALQGEGETPQSDSPRKNSIRHKLVSLTLKKKSKITEEVTKRLNDGEYGLHGNSMLEDRPTSNLEKLHFIIGNGILRPGLRDEIYCQICKQLSQNPSKSSHARGWILISLCVGCFAPSDKFLKYLRNFISSGPPGYAPYCEERLRRTFVNGTRTQPPSWLELQATKSKKPIMLPVTFMDGTTKTLLTDSATTAKELCNTLADKISLQDRFGFSLYIALFDKVSSLGSGNDHVMDAVSQCEQYAKEQGAQERNAPWRLFFRKEIFTPWHCAADDTVATNLIYQQTVRGVKFGEYRCDREDLAELASQQYYVDYGAEVLLERLLSLIPSYIPDREMSSSRTVEKWAHFIMAAHKKGIYTQKRFDPQKVKEEVVDFARHKWPLLFSRFYEAFKFSGPSLPKNDLIVAVNWTGVYFVDEQEQVLLELAFPEITAVSSSRGGKLQSQSFTLATIKGEEYTFTSNNAEDIRDLVVTFLEGLRKRSKFVVALQDSPNHNGEPSTFLSFQKGDLILLDQDSGEQVLNSGWAHGVNERTSQRGDFPADSVYVLPTMTRPQQEIVALVTMTPDQRQQSVRVSQLMLPESEDSLKPYTLEEFSYDYFRPPPKHTLSRVMVTKNRGKDKLWSCTREPLKQPLLKKVIHHEDLAQEACMAFIAVMKYMGDYPSKRTRSVNELTDQIFEGSLKAEPLKDEIFCQIIKQLTDNHVKYSEEKGWELLWLCTGLFPPSNMLLPHIQRFLQSKRQHPLSADCMHRLHKALRNGSRKYPPHLVEVEAIQHKTTQIFHKVYFPDDTDEAFEVESSTKAKDFCQNISTRLLLKSHEGFSLFVKISDKVISVPEGDFFFDFVRHLTDWIKKSRPAKDGMVPSLTYQVFFMKKLWTSTVPGKDSFADSIFHYYQELPKYLRGYHKCSRDEVFQLAALIYRVKFEDDKSHFPTIPKMLRELVPQDLIRQMSPDDWKRSVVAFFNKQAGKSREEAKLMFLKIIYKWQTFGSAFFEVKQTTEPNYPEILLIAVNKHGVSLIDPKTKDILITHPFTKISNWSSGNTYFHITIGNLVRGSKLLCETSLGYKMDDLLTSYISQMLTTMNKQRSGRGLNK
- the myo7aa gene encoding myosin VIIAa isoform X2, coding for MATKLKRRGSDWPLEGWDPNVRRLSYKYTTLIKGDYVWLDLKSGREFEVPIGAVVKLCDSGQIQVVDDEGNEHWISPQNATNIKPMHPTSIHGVEDMIRLGDLNEAGILRNLLIRYREKLIYTYTGSILVAINPYQLLPIYTADQIRLYTNKKIGEMPPHIFAIADNCYFNMQRNNRDQCCIISGESGAGKTESTKLILQFLAAISGQHSWIEQQVLEANPILEAFGNAKTIRNDNSSRFGKYIDIHFNKRGAIEGAKIEQYLLEKSRVCRQAHDERNYHIFYCMLKGMTADEKKKLGLSKATDYTYLTMGKCTVCDGRDDMKEYSNIRSAMKVLMFTDKENWEISKLLAAILHMGNLRYEARTYDNLDACEVVHSPHLTTAATLLEVDGKDLMNCLTSRTLITRGETVSTPLSMEQALDVRDAFVKGIYGRLFVWIVEKINAAIYKPPSSQAKAIRRSIGLLDIFGFENFTVNSFEQLCINFANENLQQFFVRHVFKLEQEEYNLENINWQHIEFTDNQDALDMIAIKPMNIISLIDEESRFPKGTDSTMLNKLNFQHKVNTNYIPPKNNYETQFGIQHFAGVVYYETRGFLEKNRDTLYGDIIQLVHSSKNKFIKQIFQADVAMFLCGFTPASCLHLPSSTLPKGAETRKRSPTLSSQFKRSLELLMRTLSVCQPFFVRCIKPNEYKKPMLFDRELCVRQLRYSGMMETIRIRRAGYPIRYTFVEFVDRYRVLMPGVKPAYKQEDLRGTCQRIAEAVLGRDDDWQMGKTKIFLKDHHDMLLEIERDKAITDKVILIQKVVRGFKDRSNFLRMRKSAVLIQKTWRGYLCRKNYGAMRAGFSRLQALVRSRKLCASYHVARQRITGFQGHCRGFLVRRAFRHRLWAVITIQAYTRGMIARRLYRRLRGEYRRRLEAEKMRLAEETKLRNQMSAKRAKAEAERKHQERLTQLAKEDAEREKKEKEEARRKKELVEQMERARMEPVNDSDMVDKMFGFLGTTSSFPGQEGQAPVGFEDLERTHRDLEEEDLDEALPLPEDDDEEDVSEYKFAKFSATYFQGTTTHTYVRRPLKQPLLFHDDEGDQLAALAVWITVLRFMGDLPEPKYHTAISDGSEKIPVMTKIYETLGKKTYKRELQALQGEGETPQSDSPRKNSIRHKLVSLTLKKKSKITEEVTKRLNDGEYGLHGNSMLEDRPTSNLEKLHFIIGNGILRPGLRDEIYCQICKQLSQNPSKSSHARGWILISLCVGCFAPSDKFLKYLRNFISSGPPGYAPYCEERLRRTFVNGTRTQPPSWLELQATKSKKPIMLPVTFMDGTTKTLLTDSATTAKELCNTLADKISLQDRFGFSLYIALFDKVSSLGSGNDHVMDAVSQCEQYAKEQGAQERNAPWRLFFRKEIFTPWHCAADDTVATNLIYQQTVRGVKFGEYRCDREDLAELASQQYYVDYGAEVLLERLLSLIPSYIPDREMSSSRTVEKWAHFIMAAHKKGIYTQKRFDPQKVKEEVVDFARHKWPLLFSRFYEAFKFSGPSLPKNDLIVAVNWTGVYFVDEQEQVLLELAFPEITAVSSSRGGKLQSQSFTLATIKGEEYTFTSNNAEDIRDLVVTFLEGLRKRSKFVVALQDSPNHNGEPSTFLSFQKGDLILLDQDSGEQVLNSGWAHGVNERTSQRGDFPADSVYVLPTMTRPQQEIVALVTMTPDQRQQSVRVSQLMLPESEDSLKPYTLEEFSYDYFRPPPKHTLSRVMVTKNRGKDKLWSCTREPLKQPLLKKVIHHEDLAQEACMAFIAVMKYMGDYPSKRTRSVNELTDQIFEGSLKAEPLKDEIFCQIIKQLTDNHVKYSEEKGWELLWLCTGLFPPSNMLLPHIQRFLQSKRQHPLSADCMHRLHKALRNGSRKYPPHLVEVEAIQHKTTQIFHKVYFPDDTDEAFEVESSTKAKDFCQNISTRLLLKSHEGFSLFVKISDKVISVPEGDFFFDFVRHLTDWIKKSRPAKDGMVPSLTYQVFFMKKLWTSTVPGKDSFADSIFHYYQELPKYLRGYHKCSRDEVFQLAALIYRVKFEDDKSHFPTIPKMLRELVPQDLIRQMSPDDWKRSVVAFFNKQAGKSREEAKLMFLKIIYKWQTFGSAFFEVKQTTEPNYPEILLIAVNKHGVSLIDPKTKDILITHPFTKISNWSSGNTYFHITIGNLVRGSKLLCETSLGYKMDDLLTSYISQMLTTMNKQRSGRGLNK